The sequence below is a genomic window from Streptomyces sudanensis.
GCCGGCGGGGACGCGGAACGCCCGTGCCCGCCGCGCGGGGCACGGCGGGCACGGGCGTCGGTTCCTCCGCGGGCCGGTCCGCGGCCGTCCGCCCCGGCCCGCGCGGGACCGGGGCGGACGGGGACCGGGTCCGCTCGCGCTCAGCCGAAGAGGTTGAACGCGTTCCAGCCGGAGCCGATCTTGACGCGCGGGACGAACGGCGCCGTCGAGGAGCTGCGGCCCTGGTAGAGCCACATCACGCCGGCCGAGTCGCGGGCCAGCAGGTCGGCCTTGCCGTCGCCGTTGACGTCGCCGGTGGCGGCGTACGCGGTGAAGTTCCAGCCGCTGGTGCCGGCCAGGACGCGGTTGGTGAACGTCGCCGTGGCGGTGCCGCGGCCCGGGTACACCCACAGGCGGCCCGAGGTGTCGCGGGCCAGCATGTCGGCCTTGCCGTCACCGGTGTAGTCGCCCTTGCCGGCGATGGTCATGACGCCCCAGCCGGAGCCGACGCTGACCCGGGTGCCGAAGGTGCCGTTGCCGCGGCCCGGGTACAGCCACAGGTAGCCGTTCTTGTCCTGCGCGAGCAGGTCGGGCAGCGCGTCGCTGGTCATGTCGCCGGGGACCAGGATGTTCTTCATCGCGCCCCAGCCGGAGCCGACGGTGTACTCGTCGAAGCCGCCCTGGCCGTCCCAGTGGAACCACTGCAGGACGCCGGCGTTGGTGCGGTACAGGTAGTCCTGGAAGCCGTCCCGGTCGAGGTCGGCCTGGCGGACCAGGTTGTAGCCGCTCCAGTCGCCGAGGGAGACCCGGCCGCCGAGCGAGGTGCCGCGCGAGTAGTACTCCCACGCCTCGCCGGCCGAGGTGCGCGCGAACAGGTCCGCGCGGCCGTCGAAGTCGAGGTCGGTGTCGTTGACCCGCGCGTTGATCTGGCCGACGTACGTGCTGGTCTTCGCGTAGACGCTGTACGCGCCCTGCTCGACGCAGTCCCGCACGCCCCACGACACGACGCCGGCTATCCGGCCGTTCACCACGAGCGGGCCGCCCGAGTCGCCGTTGCACGGGGAGACCGTGCCGGCGTCCTGGCCGGTGGCGGGGTTGCCCGCGCAGGCCATCTGGCCCGCGACGAAGTCGCCGCCGTAGTACGACGAGCAGGCGGCGTCGGACCGCATCGGGACGACGGCCTTCTTCAGCGTCTGCGAGCCCTCGTCGGAGGTGGAGCTGGTGCGGCCCCAGCCGTAGACGGTGGCCTGCGTGCCGTCGCGGTAGGAGGCCGTGTCGCCGCTCTGCGTGGTCTGGAGCGTCTTGTACGGCATCGCGTCGTACAGGGTGAGGACGGCGACGTCGCCACCGGCGATCGTGGCGTTGTTGTAGGTCGGGCTCATCCACTGGCGGTCCACGCCCGTGATGCGCCCGCCGTGCAGGTCGAGGTCGGCCCCGTTCGAGGTCGGTATCTGGTCGGTGCCGGCGACGACCGAGCCGTACTGCGCCCAGTCCAGGCCGTACACGCAGTGCGCGGCGGTCAGGACCTTGTTCGGGGCGACCAGGGAGCCGCCGCAGAAGAAGCCCTCGTCGTCCGCCGCGTCGTCGGTTCCCTTGTCGTCGTAGTAGTGCAGCTGCACCATCCACGGCGCTTCGGTGATGGCGGCCGGCGAGCCGCCGATGATGTACGACTCCTTGGTGCCGGAGCCCGTGTTCCCGCCGGTCTCGCGCTCCTGCGCGGGAAGGGTGTCGGCCTCGCCGTCGCCCAGGTCGGCGACCGAGCCCTCGACGCGGTCGAGCAGCTCGGTCTTCGACGGGGCCTGCGGCTTTGCCGCGTGGTGCTTGGCCGGGGCCGGGGGCGTGTCCGCGGCCTGGGCGGGCGCGGCGCCGAGCATCGCACCGCTCAGGGCGAGTGCGGCGGCGGCCGCGGGAAGGACGGTGCGCGTCCTCCGCTGGGCAGATGTCACTCAGGACTCCTCTCGGGATGTGAGCAGGGAGGAGCCGAGTCACCGGACGCATCGGGCGGGACGAATGTTCGTCACGGCCCACAGGACGACGCGGAGCGGCCCGGTGGTCTTTCAGGGCACGGCTCCGCCGACTCAGTGGGCGTATTCGTCAATACGTTCCCCCCCACTACGACGCGCCGATCCTACAACGCGGGACCGCCCCCGGTCACCGAGATGACGGGGGCGGTCCGGTACTACGGGGACGACGTCAGTCGTTGTTGCCGGAGGACGGCGTCGTCTTCTGGATCTGGAGCAGGAACTCGGCGTTCGACTTGGTCTGCCGCATCTTGTCGAGCAGCAGCTCGATCGCCTGCTGCTGGTCGAGCGCGTGCAGCACCCGGCGCAGCTTCCAGACGATGGCGAGCTCCTCGCCGCCGAGGAGGATCTCCTCCTTGCGGGTGCCGGACGCGTCGACGTCCACCGCGGGGAAGATGCGCTTGTCGGCGAGCTTCCGGTCGAGCTTGAGCTCCATGTTGCCGGTGCCCTTGAACTCCTCGAAGATCACCTCGTCCATGCGCGAGCCGGTGTCGACCAGCGCGGTGGCGAGGATGGTCAGCGAGCCGCCGTCCTCGATGTTCCGCGCGGCGCCGAAGAAGCGCTTCGGCGGGTACAGCGCGGTCGAGTCGACACCACCGGACAGGATGCGGCCGGAGGCGGGCGCCGCGAGGTTGTACGCGCGGCCCAGGCGGGTGATCGAGTCGAGCAGGACGACCACGTCGTGACCCAGCTCCACGAGGCGCTTGGCGCGCTCGATGGCCAGCTCGGCGACGGTGGTGTGGTCCTCGGCGGGGCGGTCGAAGGTCGAGGAGATGACCTCGCCCTTCACCGACCGCTGCATGTCGGTGACCTCCTCCGGACGCTCGTCGACGAGGACGACCATCAGGTGGCACTCGGGGTTGTTGTGGGTGATCGCGTTGGCGATCGCCTGCATGATCATGGTCTTGCCGGTCTTCGGCGGGGCCACGATCAGGCCGCGCTGGCCCTTGCCGATCGGCGACACGAGGTCGATGATCCGGGTGGTCAGCACGCCCGGGTCGGTCTCCAGGCGGAGCCGGTCCTGCGGGTAGAGCGGGGTCAGCTTGTTGAACTCGGGGCGGCCCCGGCCGGAGTCCGCGGCCATGCCGTTGGCCGAGTCGAGGCGGACCAGCGCGTTGAACTTCTCGCGGCGCTCGCCGTCCTTCGGCTGGCGCACCGCGCCCGTGACGTGGTCGCCCTTGCGCAGGCCGTTCTTGCGGACCTGGGCGAGCGAGACGTACACGTCGTTCGGGCCGGGCAGGTAGCCCGAGGTCCGGATGAACGCGTAGTTGTCGAGGATGTCCAGGATGCCCGCGACGGGGATCAGGACGTCGTCGTCGGAGACCTGCGGCTCGCCGGCGAACTCCTCGCGGCCGCGGCGGCCCCGGCGGTCGCGGTAGCGGCCGCGGCGGCCCCGGCGCCCGCCGTCGAAGTCGTCGTCGTCCTGCGGTCCGGGCTGGCCCTGCGGCGCGCCCTGGCGCTGCTGGCGCTGGCCGCCGCCCTGCTGGTCGTCGCCCTTGCCGCGGTCGCGGCGGTCCCGCTGGCGCTCGCCCCGGTCGCCCCGCTCGCCGCGGTCGCGCTCGCGGCCCCGGCGGTCCCGGCGGCCCGCCTCGGCGGTGTCGGCGGCGGATTCGGCCGTACGGGCGTCCTGGCCGCCCTCGGGGCGGGTCTCCGTGCGGACCTCGGTACGGGCCTCGGTGCGGCCCTCGGCCTCGGCGGGGCTGCCGACCGCGGCGGTGGCGCGGCGGCGGCGGCGCTCGCCGGCCGCCTCGTCGCCCTGGTCCGGCGCCGCGGCGAGCTTCGGCGACGGCTGGCCGGGGATCTCGATCTGCTGCTGGGCGGCGGTCTTCTCGCCGCGCGCGGCCGTGTCGTCCCCGTTCGCCCTGGCGGAGGGCGTCTCCGCGGCGTCCCCGGCCTCCTCGCCCGTACGGGTGCGGGAGGTGGCGCGGCGCTTGGGCCTGGTGTCGGCGGTGCCGGACTCGGCACCCTTCGGCGCGGACGCGGCGCCTCCCCCGGAGGGGGCGCCCCCGGTCTGCGCTTCCTTGATGACCTCGATCAGCTGGCTCTTGCGCATGCGCGCGGTGCCCCTGATGCCGAGGCCGGACGCGACCTGCTGCAGCTCGGCCAGGACCATGCCCTCGAGGCCGGTGCCGGAGCGGCGGCGCCGTGAGGTGGTGCCAGTGGCAGCACCTGCGGCGGGCGCGGTGGTGTCGACGCTCTTGTCGGCAGTCACGCCCATCAGATCGGTGGTGTCGCTCACGAAGGGTCCTTCCCTGGAGCGGACGTCGGCCTTCTGGCTCGGCGACCGGTTGTGCTGTCCGGCCTCGGCCCTGATGTGGGAGCCGTGCCGGGGCGGTGGTGCCGCCGGAATACGGCGGCGGAAGAAATAACGTGCGTCGTCCGGCCCGAGACCCCCTGGTCGGCCCTCTCCGGTGGAGGAGCGAGGGGGGACGCGCGCCGGTTCCGGAGCGTGCTCGAAACTGCTCAGGCAGGCTGCTCAGGCAGTTTGGGGGGCTCCCGGAAGAAGGGTGGTCCCTGACGGGGACGCACAGCACCGCGCCACAAAGACGTCGGGTGCAGACTTGAGATTAACACTACCGGCTCCAACAGACATTCCCCCTCTCACACACCGGCAATCCGCGTATCCGGCGATCCGCCCCGCGGCGGGCGCCTTCCGGCGGGTCACGGCGCGAGCGGCAGTACGCTCGCGCCGGCGGCGTCGAGGGTCAGCCGGTTGGCCGCCCAGCCCTCTCCCGCCAGCAGCGCGACCTTGTCCGCCGCGCCGTCCTCGACCAGCGCGAGCACCGTGGGGCCCGCGCCGGAGATGACCGCGGGGACGCCGTCCGCCCGCAGCCGGTTCACAAGGGCGATGCTCTCCGGCATCGCGGAGGCCCGGTACTCCTGGTGGAGGCGGTCCTCGGTGGCGGCCGTCAGCAGCTCGGGGCGCCTGGTGAGGGCCTCGACGAGCAGCGCGGCGCGGCCGGCGTTGGCGGCGGCGTCCCCGTGGGGGACGGTGCGGGGCAGCAGGCCGCGGGCCGTCTCGGTGAGCACGGGGCTCGCGGGGACGAAGACCACCGGAACGATGGACTCCTTGGGGTCCATCCTGATGGCGCGGGTCGCCGCGGCCTCGGTCCAGGCGATGGTGAAGCCCCCCAGCAGGCAGGCGGCGACGTTGTCGGGGTGGCCCTCGATCTCGGCGGCGAGCTCCAGCAGCGCGGCGTCGTCGAGCCGGTCGCCGCCTATGGTCACGGCGCGGGCGGCGACGACCCCCGCGCAGATGGCGGCGGAGGAGGAGCCCAGGCCGCGGCCGTGGGGGATGCGGTTGGCGCAGACCACCTCCAGGC
It includes:
- a CDS encoding trypsin-like serine protease, with amino-acid sequence MLGAAPAQAADTPPAPAKHHAAKPQAPSKTELLDRVEGSVADLGDGEADTLPAQERETGGNTGSGTKESYIIGGSPAAITEAPWMVQLHYYDDKGTDDAADDEGFFCGGSLVAPNKVLTAAHCVYGLDWAQYGSVVAGTDQIPTSNGADLDLHGGRITGVDRQWMSPTYNNATIAGGDVAVLTLYDAMPYKTLQTTQSGDTASYRDGTQATVYGWGRTSSTSDEGSQTLKKAVVPMRSDAACSSYYGGDFVAGQMACAGNPATGQDAGTVSPCNGDSGGPLVVNGRIAGVVSWGVRDCVEQGAYSVYAKTSTYVGQINARVNDTDLDFDGRADLFARTSAGEAWEYYSRGTSLGGRVSLGDWSGYNLVRQADLDRDGFQDYLYRTNAGVLQWFHWDGQGGFDEYTVGSGWGAMKNILVPGDMTSDALPDLLAQDKNGYLWLYPGRGNGTFGTRVSVGSGWGVMTIAGKGDYTGDGKADMLARDTSGRLWVYPGRGTATATFTNRVLAGTSGWNFTAYAATGDVNGDGKADLLARDSAGVMWLYQGRSSSTAPFVPRVKIGSGWNAFNLFG
- the thrB gene encoding homoserine kinase — protein: MAGPAFRAAAVRVRVPATSANLGPGFDAFGLALGLYDDVVVRVADAGLHVDIAGEGADTLPRDESHLLVRSLRTAFDLLGGQPRGLEVVCANRIPHGRGLGSSSAAICAGVVAARAVTIGGDRLDDAALLELAAEIEGHPDNVAACLLGGFTIAWTEAAATRAIRMDPKESIVPVVFVPASPVLTETARGLLPRTVPHGDAAANAGRAALLVEALTRRPELLTAATEDRLHQEYRASAMPESIALVNRLRADGVPAVISGAGPTVLALVEDGAADKVALLAGEGWAANRLTLDAAGASVLPLAP
- the rho gene encoding transcription termination factor Rho, translated to MSDTTDLMGVTADKSVDTTAPAAGAATGTTSRRRRSGTGLEGMVLAELQQVASGLGIRGTARMRKSQLIEVIKEAQTGGAPSGGGAASAPKGAESGTADTRPKRRATSRTRTGEEAGDAAETPSARANGDDTAARGEKTAAQQQIEIPGQPSPKLAAAPDQGDEAAGERRRRRATAAVGSPAEAEGRTEARTEVRTETRPEGGQDARTAESAADTAEAGRRDRRGRERDRGERGDRGERQRDRRDRGKGDDQQGGGQRQQRQGAPQGQPGPQDDDDFDGGRRGRRGRYRDRRGRRGREEFAGEPQVSDDDVLIPVAGILDILDNYAFIRTSGYLPGPNDVYVSLAQVRKNGLRKGDHVTGAVRQPKDGERREKFNALVRLDSANGMAADSGRGRPEFNKLTPLYPQDRLRLETDPGVLTTRIIDLVSPIGKGQRGLIVAPPKTGKTMIMQAIANAITHNNPECHLMVVLVDERPEEVTDMQRSVKGEVISSTFDRPAEDHTTVAELAIERAKRLVELGHDVVVLLDSITRLGRAYNLAAPASGRILSGGVDSTALYPPKRFFGAARNIEDGGSLTILATALVDTGSRMDEVIFEEFKGTGNMELKLDRKLADKRIFPAVDVDASGTRKEEILLGGEELAIVWKLRRVLHALDQQQAIELLLDKMRQTKSNAEFLLQIQKTTPSSGNND